TCCGTCGGCAGGGACATGTCTGGCGGCAGAGCTACCGCAATGGTGTTCCGCAGGCGCCGCTCGAACAGGGGGAGGAGACGGAAGCGACCGGAACGACCATCGTCTTCTGGCCGAGCCCGGAGACATTCGAGACCGTCGAGTTCGACTACGACACACTCCGCACCCGCTTTCAGCAGATGGCGTTCCTCAACAAGGGCCTCCGTATCGCGATCACCGATCAGCGCACGGCACTGGGGAGCCTCGAGGGACAGGTGGACGAGGAATCCGAACCCCGGGGCGAGGTGTTCCTCTACGAGAAGGGCCTGACCGACTACGTTCATTACCTCAACGCCGCGAAGAAGGCGGAGGTCGTGCATGACGAGATCATCTCGTTCGAGCTGGAGGACACCGATCGCAAGATCGCTCTCGAAGTCGCCATGCAGTGGACGACGAGCTACAACGAGTCTGTTTTCACCTATGCGAACACGATCAACACCCACGAGGGCGGCACGCACGAAGAAGGCTTCCGCGCCGCGCTCACCACGCTCGTGAACCGGTATGCCCGCGAGAAGAACATCCTCAAAGACAAAGATGACAACCTCTCCGGCGACGATGTTCGCGAGGGCCTGACCGCCGTCATCTCGGTGAAGCTCTCCGAACCGCAGTTCGAGGGGCAGACCAAGACCAAGCTCGGTAACACCGAGGCGAAGGCTTTCGTGCAGAAAGTGGTCGGCGATCAGCTCGCCGACTGGTTCGACCGCAACCCGAACCAGGCCAAAGAGATCATCCGCAAGGCGCTTCAGGCTGCGACCGCGCGCATCGTCGCGCGCAAAGCCCGCGAGACCGCCCGACGCAAAGGTCTGCTGGAAAGCGGCGGGATGCCGGGCAAGCTCAAAGATTGCCAGTCCAAGGACCCGACACTGTCGGAGATCTTCATCGTCGAGGGCGATTCGGCCGGCGGTTCGGCTGTGCAGGGCAGGAACCCGGAGACACAGGCCATCCTCCCCCTCCGCGGCAAGATCCTGAACGTGGAGAAAGCCCGCCTCGACCGCGCGCTCGCGAACAATGAAGTACAGGCGATGATCACGGCCTTCGGCGCCGGTATCGGCGAAGACTTCGACCCGGAGAAGGCGCGCTATCACAAGATCGTGCTGATGGCTGACGCCGATGTGGACGGTCAGCACATCACGACCCTGCTGCTCACCCTACTGTTCCGCTACATGCGCCCGCTCATCGAACTCGGGTATGTGTATCTCGCCCAGCCGCCGCTCTACCGGCTCAAGTGGTCGAACGCCGACGACGAGTACGTTTACTCCGATCGCGAACGCGACGCCTTCCTCGCCGAGGGCCTCGCCGCAGGCAAGCGCATCCCGAAAGACAACGGCGTGCAACGATACAAGGGTCTGGGCGAGATGGACTACAAGGAGCTGTGGGAGACCACCATGAACCCGGAGACCCGCACGCTGCTCCAGGTCACGCTCGACGACGCAGCCGCGGTCGACGAAATCTTCACCACGCTGATGGGCGAGGATGTCGAGTCCCGCCGTTCGTTCATCCAGAAGAACGCGAAGGATGTGCGGTTCCTTGACATCTGACCAATCAGCATCTGATGAGACGGGACTCGCGGGAGAGAACATCGTGACCGACGAAGAGAACGCCGGCGCCGCTTTCGGCATCCACGGCAAGATCGACCAGGTCGACCTGCAATCGGAGATGCAGCGCTCGTACCTCGACTACGCCATGAGCGTGATCATCGGCCGCGCGCTGCCGGAGGTCCGAGACGGGCTGAAGCCGGTTCATCGACGCGTGATCTACGCCATGTTCGACGGTGGATACCGGCCCGACAAGGCGTTCTCGAAGTGCGCGCGCGTCGTGGGCGATGTGATGGGGCAGTTCCACCCGCACGGCGACTCCGCGATCTATGACGCCCTCGTGCGGCTGGTGCAGCCGTGGAGCCTCCGCTATCCGCTCGCGCTCGGTCAGGGCAACTTCGGCTCACCGGGCAATGACGGCGCGGCCGCCCCTCGGTACACCGAGACCAAGATGGCCCCGCTCGCCCTGGAGATGGTCAGGGACATCGACGAGGACACCGTCGACTTCCAGGACAACTACGACGGTCGCACGCAAGAGCCTTCGGTGCTCCCCAGCCGCTTCCCGAACCTGCTGGTCAACGGCTCGGTCGGCATCGCGGTCGGCATGGCCACCAACATCCCGCCGCACAACCTCCGCGAGGTCGCCGAGGGCGCGCTCTGGCATCTCGCCCACCCGGAGGCTTCCCGCGAGGAGCTCCTGGAGGAGCTGATCAAGCGGATCAAGGGACCGGATTTCCCGACCGGCGCTCAGATCCTCGGCGTCAAGGGCATTCAGGACACCTACCGCACCGGCCGCGGCTCCATCACGATGCGGGCCGTCGTGAGCATCGAGGAGATCCAGGGCCGGGTGTGCCTGGTCGTCACGGAACTCCCTTACCAGGTCAACCCGGACAACCTCGCGATCAAGATCGCCGAGCTCGTGAAGGACGGCCGTGTCGGCGGAATCGCGGACATCCGCGACGAGACCTCCGGCCGCACCGGTCAGCGCCTGGTCATCGTGCTCAAGCGAGACGCTGTAGCCAAGGTCGTGCTGAACAACCTCTACAAGCACACCCAGCTGCAGGAGAATTTCGGCGCGAACATGCTGGCGATCGTGGACAATGTTCCGCGTACGCTTGCGATCGACGGCTTTATCACCGCATGGGTGGACCACCAGATCGAGGTCATCGTCCGCCGCACCCGCTTCCGGCTGCGCAAGGCGGAAGAGCGGGCGCATATCCTGCGGGGTTATCTCAAGGCGCTCGATGCGCTGGATGAGGTGATCGCCCTCATCCGCCGGTCGGCGACCGTGGACGAAGCACGCGAAGGGCTGAAGTCGCTCCTGGAGGTGGATGACATCCAGGCCGACGCGATCCTGGCGATGCAGTTGCGCCGCCTAGCCGCGCTCGAACGCCAGAAGATCATCGACGAGCACGGCGAGATCGAGCGTCAGATCATCGAGTTTAAGGCGATTTTGGCGGATTCTAACCGTCAGCGCTCCATCGTCAGCGAGGAGCTGACCGAGATCGTCGACCGCTTCGGCGACGACCGCCGCACCGAGATCATGCTCGGCTTCGACGGCGACATGAGCATCGAAGATCTGATCCCCGAAGAGGAGATGGTCCTCACCGTCACCCGCGGCGGATACATCAAACGCACGCGAAGCGACAACTACCGCTCCCAGCATCGTGGCGGGAAGGGCGTCAAAGGCGCGCAGCTGCGCGGTGAGGATGTGGTCGACCACTTCTTCGTCACCACAACGCACCACTGGCTCCTCTTCTTCACGAACAAGGGCCGTGTCTACCGTGCGAAAGCCTACGAAGTCCAGGAGGCCGGCCGCGACGCGAAGGGCCAGCACGTCGCCAACCTGCTCGCGTTGCAGCCGGACGAGGAGATCGCGGAGATTCTGGACATCCGCGATTACGAGGCCGCCCAGTATCTCGTGCTCGCCACCCGGGATGGACTGATCAAGAAGACGGCGCTCCGCGAGTACGACACCAACCGCTCCGGTGGCATCATCGCGATCAAGCTGCGTGACGAGGACGAACTCGTCTCCGCGCTGCTGGTGCAGGAGGATTCCGACCTTCTGCTCGTCTCCCGCAAGGGCATGTCGATCCGGTTCACCGCGACCGATGAGGCGATGCGACCGATGGGGCGCTCGACCTCCGGTGTGATCGGGATGCACTTCCGCGGCGGCGACAGTCTGCTGGATGCGTCGGTCGTCTCCGACGAGGGGTACGTCTTCGTGGTCACTGAAGGCGGCTATGCGAAGCGCACCGCCGCCGACCAGTACCGCCTCCAGAACCGTGGCGGACTCGGTATCAAGGTCGCCAAGCTGAGCGACGATCGGGGAGATCTGGTGGGCTCCCTCATCGTGGAGGAAGACGACGAGGTCCTTGTGGTTCTTGCTAGTGGCAAAGTGGTACGCTCTGCCGTGGCCGAGGTACCCGCCAAGGGCCGCGACACGATGGGTGTCGTCTTTGCGCGCTTCGCTGAGACCGACAAGATCATCGCTTTGGCGAAAAACACCGAACGCAACCTCGATTCCCAGGTAACTGATGCAGACTCGTCTGCCGACACGGAAACGGTCACCGGGGAGGACGCTGGTGACGGCGGGAAGGAAGAAACCGTAGATGAGCAGTAGCGTCGCCGAGAAGCTCGCGAAGAAGTCGTCGCGACGACCCGCATCCGCCAAGCAGGTGCGGCTCAAGCTCGTTTACATCGATTTCTGGTCGACCGTGAAGCTCTCCTTCCTCGCCGGGATCTGTCTGGCGATCATCGCGATCGTCGGGACGTTCCTCATTTGGACCGTGCTCGACCGTACGGGGATCTTCGACCAGATCAACAGCCTGGTGAAGGACGTCTCCGGCGCGGGTGGCGGAGACCTGCGCTCCGTTCTCGGTCTGGGGCAGATGATGGGCTTTGCGTTCGTCGTGGCCATCCTGGACGTCGTCGTGGTCACAGCCCTCGGTGCCGTGTTCGCCCTCCTCTACAACCTGTCGGTGAAGATCACCGGCGGGCTCCTCGTGGGCTTCACCAACAACTGATCGGCGCGATTTCGTGCCGACGGGCATTTCGGGTATTCTCTTGTCTGTTGCTCATTCGGGGATATAGCTCAGGCGGTTAGAGCGCTTCGCTGATAACGAAGAGGTCCGAGGTTCAAGTCCTCGTATCCCCACCATTCACCATTCCCGGGGCCTTAGCTCAGTTGGTAGAGCGCCTGCTTTGCAAGCAGGATGTCAGGAGTTCGAATCTCCTAGGCTCCACACTTGTTCTCTTTCGGGCGCCCATAAATATGTCGCGCTCCTTCTTCCTGCCTCGAACCGTGTCAGAGACACTGGGCAATGGCCCCGGTAGACCCGGGATCGAGAGACCTCCCTCGATAGACTCAAGCCATGTCCACCGTCTCACCCTTTTCATCTGAGACAGCAGTTCCCCTCCGGTCGGTCGATTTGTTCTCCGGTGCCGGGGGCTTGACCTATGGGCTGACCAGCAGAGGCTTCGATGTATGCCTGGGCTCTGATGTGTGGAAGCCTGCGGCCGAGACGTATCGGGCGAATTTTCCGGGCCACACCTTCGCAGAGGCGGATGTGCGCGACCTCTCGGCTGCAGACCTGATCGCTGCCAGCGGCGGTACGCAACCCGATCTCGTCGCAGGCGGGCCACCCTGCCAGGGTTTCTCTTCGGCAGGGGCACGCTCTATGAACGACGAGCGCAACACATTAGTGGGATGGTACTCACGGTTGGCCGCTGAGGTTCGGCCGCCCGCTATTGTCTTTGAGAATGTCGAAGGATTCCTCACAGCCTCGGAAGGAAAATACGTCGTCGATCTGCTCGACCCACTCATTGAGGCAGGCTATGTCATACGCCTTGAGAAGCTCAATGTGGCTAACTTCGGCGTTCCTCAGCTGCGTAAGCGCGTGCTCGTTATCGCTGCGCTCGGGCGCGTTCCACAGCAAATGCTACCGACGAACAGCGCGTTAGGCGCTCCCGGTGCCTGGAGGGTGGGCCATGGTCTCCCTCCCACTGTGACTGCTGCGGAAGCGCTTGCGAAAGTCTCCACGAGTCGGAGTGATCCCTTGGCTGTCGTCCGAGAGCCCGGTGAGCTTGAGCTGGCTCGAATTCGAGCCCTTGAGCAGGGTAAGACGATGCGCGATCTTCCCGAACATTTGCAGCATCGGAGTTGGGCAGCGCGGGCAAACCGTCGTGTTCGCGATGGGATGCCAACGGAGCGTCGTGGTGGCGCCCCCATCGGTCTGCGTCGATTGCGAGCGGATGAGCCCTCCAAGGGGATCACAGGTGCTGCAATGCGAGAGTTCGTCTATCCCTCAAGGGATCGGACACTCACGCTCCGTGAGGCGGCGGCGCTTCAGACTTTCCCCGACGCGTTCAGGTTCATCGGTACAAAAGCGGATGTGGCCACGATGATCGGCAATGCGATCCCTCCGAAGTTTGCTGCGGAACTGGCCTCAGCAGTGCAGGCTACAGTGGCACAGCCTTTGGATTCCTTAGATCCCGGAATCATCGACTTTCGAAGCACGAACGCTGAAGCGATGAGCCCAGCGCTCGCCCCTGTCGTCAAAATGGTTGACCAGCGTTACAGGGTCGCAAAGTCCGCGCTCGCACTCTTCTAGGTGTGTTTCTCAGGGACGTTGGTCAATCTGCTGATGGGTGGCTGGCTGCCGATGGCGGTGTGGGGCCTGTGGTGATTGTAGGAGTGCAGCCAGGCCGGGAGTGCGTTGCGGCGGGCTGATTCGGAGTTGTAGTGCCGGGCGTATGCCCAGCCGTCGGCGAGGGTGCGGTGGAAGCGTTCGATCTTGCCGTTCGTCTGCGGATGGTAGGGCCGGGTGCGTTTCGGTTGGATGCTGAGCTCGGCGCAAGCGTCGCGCCAGGCGTATGAGCGGTATGCGGAGCCGTTGTCGGAGAGCACCTGTTCGACGGTGACGCCACGGCTGGCGAACCAGCCGACCGCTCGACGCAGAACAGCGATTGCAGTGGCGGCGGTTTCGTCGTCGTGGATCTCGGCGTAAGCGACACGGGAGTGATCGTCGATGACGGTATGAACGAACGCTGTGCCGGTGATCATGTCGCCGGTGATCCCGTGTTTCCCGGTCCGCTTCGCGGTGATGGCCTTGTTCCGCTCTCCCTGGAGACGTCCGACGTAGCGCCAGCCGCCACCGTCGGGGATGTTGCCGAGTTTCTTGATGTCGACGTGGATCATCGATCCGGGATGCTCGTGCTCGTAGCGGCGGGCGGGTTCGCCGGTGCGGACGTCGACGTGGCTGGGCCGATTGATCCGGCACCGGGAGAGGACCGTGTGAACGGTCGAGGCGGGCATGCCGAGCTGGGCGCCGATACCGACTGGTCCCAGCCGCTTCTTCCACCGCAGATGCACGACCTTGCGGACCAGTCTTCGCGGGGTCTTGTTCGGGCTGTGATGCGGCCGTGACGAACGGTCCAGCATTCCCGCCTCGCCCATCTCCACGTAACGACGAGCCCATCGGTCCGCGGTGCGTCAGGACACTCGGAAGTAGGTCGCCGCCGCAGCAACGGACCAGCCGTCGTCGACGACTTGGCGGGCCAGGCGGAGGCATTCGCGAGGAGTCAAAGCAGCATTAGCGTGGGTCACGAGGACCTCCTAAGTCATCGAGTGCAGGGAAACTAGACAGCCCCACTCTCGACCGGGAGGTCCTCACCCATCTATCGCGTCACACCTCAACCAACTGCCCTGAGCAGCACACCTAGGACAGAACCATGGCTTTGACAACGGCACAATCAGCCGCATACACCATGCTGCGTCAGACGTCATCGTCGGGGCAAGCGGTCTCCCTGTCGGAGGACGCAGTTCGAGGATTGATCTTTATCGCTGCGTCCGAATTGGGGCTTGGGGATGTGGTTGACATCCCTCGTGCGGGGGTGCCGAACTTATACGATCCAGAGTTCACTGCGGACTTCGCATTGGACGGTGAAGATCCGCGTGTGCTCTTCGAGCGCGTCATTCGCGCAAACCCTGAGGCGGAGACGTTTATCGCTTGCGCTGCCGCTATCCACAAGGCACGCTTGAAATATCAGCGCGTTCTGTCCAGTCAGCCCCTCGATTCGATGGATCAAGTCGCCCCGAGAGGCCTCCTCCAGTACGGTCAGATGACACCGCACTCGCTGGCGACAATGCTCGTGTGGCGAAAATGGCTTTATGATTTGGACAATAGAGCTGCGCAAGAAACGGGATACCTCTTCGAGCCCGTCATTGCCGGGGCAATTGGCGGTGTCCCCTATTCGGCAGCGAAGAGTCCGGTGCGACGGGAATCCGGCAAGGGAGGCCGCCAGGTCGACAGCCTCAAGGAGCGACGCGCATACGAGATCAAGTTGCGAATGACGATCGCGGCAAGCGGCCAGGGCCGCTGGGGCGAAGAACTGCTGTTTCCCACCGAAGCGAGAATGTCGGGATATGTTCCTGTCCTTGTCGTTCTCGATCCCACTCCGAATCCAAAGCTCGACGAGTTGGTCCGTGCTTTCACGTCCAATGGTGGCGAAGCCTATCTTGGCGATGAAGCGTGGAACCACCTCAAGACCGAGGCAGGGCCAGAGATGGCTGTCTTCTTGGAGAGGTACATACGCGAGCCACTCGATGACATCTATCGCGCGCTCGATGGTGGCCCGCTGCCTGCTCTGTCGCTCACAGACAGAGGAAATGACATCGATATTGCGGTGGGCCGGTCCGTGATCACGATTCGCAGAGACAAAGCCGAGATTTCGTCTGAAAGCCTCGACGCCATCCCGGATGAAGGCGGCGATTTCCTTCCGGGGGTCGACTGAGAGGCCGCCAAATGACGTGCTGGGCATCGTGTTGCGGTTCCTGGTGGACTCTTACTTGAGCAGCCGGGAGAGCACGCGATCCGCCAGTGGTTTTGCCGCTGGTCTGACAGGTCGGGCAGTACTGCAGCGTGGAGTCTGCGAAAATCACCTCGCGGATGGTGTCTCCGCAGACGGGACAGGGTTGGCCCGTTCGCCCGTGAACACGGAGGCCGGACTTCTTCTCGGTCTTGAGTTCCGAGGCGGCGAGGCCGTCAGCACGGGCGAGCGCCTCCCGGAGCGTCGATTGGACGGCGGCATAGAGCCGATCGAGTTCGTCATCGGTCAGAGCGGCGGGCTTGAAGGGGGACATCTTCGCGACATGCAGGATCTCGTCGGAGTAGGCGTTGCCGATTCCGGCGATGAGGCTCTGGTTGCGGAGGACGCCTTTGATCTGGGCACGACCCTGTTCGGCGAGGATGGCGGCGAAAACGTCCCGTGTGAATGCGGGGTCGAGCGGATCGGGTCCGAGCCGGGCGATGCCGGGGACCTCGGCGGGATTGCGGACCACGGAGATAGACAGGCTCTTCTTGGTGCCGGCCTCTGTGATGTCGAGTCCGCTCCCGTCCTCCAACACCAGGCGGGCCGCCAGCGGTCCCTTCGACGGTCGGCCGGTGGGTGCTGGCGGCGGACCCTGACGCCAGCGGACCCAGCCCGCGCGGGCGAGGTGGATGACGAGGTGTAGTTCCCCCGCCGCGATGTCGAGGAACTTACCGTGACGTGAGACGCCGGTGATCGTGGCATCGTGAAGAGCATCAGGTGAGGGATCGAATGTTTTCAGAGCGGCGAACGCGACGACACTGAGCCGATCTATCACATGCCCGCTCAGCCGCTTCTCAAGGTCGGCGGCGAGGGCTGTGACTTCCGGCAGTTCGGGCACGTGCCCATCCTGCCTCCATTCACGGAGATCCGGCAGTAGTGTGACCAGAGTGGATATCAGGATCGCTGCCTATAGCGTCATCGTGGACGGGGACCGTATTCTGCTCGCCCACTGGAACGAGCGCGGCCGATCGGGGTGGACGCTCCCCGGTGGCGGCATCGAACCGGGTGAGGACCCGGTGGACGCTGTGGTGCGCGAGATCGCAGAGGAGACCGGCTTCGAGGCCGAAACGGAGGAACTCCTCGGCCTCGACTCCAAGGTCATCCCGGCCGAGGAGCGGTTCGCACTGCGCTCAGGACCCCTCCACGCGCTCCGGATCGTCTACCGGGCCAGGGTGATCGGCGGCATCCTCACCAACGAAGTCGGCGGTTCCACCGATGAAGCGGCGTGGTTTCCGCTCGACGGCATACCGAGCCACCGCGTCGACCTGGTCGACGCAGCTCTCAGCATGGCCGGGCTGACCCGCGGATGACTGCGTAGCGCCCGGTCGCCGGCGCACCGTGAGCGGTTTCCTTCCGAAAGGGCTGGCGAGGCCGGCGCAGACGCCGCACTCTACTCGGAGACCGGCGGTGTGGTGGGCTCCTCATCGGAGACCCAGAGTTCGTCGTCGGCACGGAATGTCTGCCAGACCGCGTAGAGGAGCCCGGCCGCGGCGATCACACCGAGGCCGACCGCGATGATGGTGCCGCCGTCGGGGCCGGACCTCTGTTTCGCGACCGAAGTGCGGCGGGTGAGCTCCC
This genomic window from Leifsonia xyli subsp. cynodontis DSM 46306 contains:
- the gyrB gene encoding DNA topoisomerase (ATP-hydrolyzing) subunit B; the protein is MTMEPNRAEAEHDYGANEIQVLEGLEAVRKRPGMYIGSTGPRGLHHLVYEIVDNSVDEALAGHADNIEVTILPDGAVRVFDNGRGIPVDEHPVQKKSTVEVVLTILHAGGKFGGGGYAVSGGLHGVGSSVVNALSTRLDVEVRRQGHVWRQSYRNGVPQAPLEQGEETEATGTTIVFWPSPETFETVEFDYDTLRTRFQQMAFLNKGLRIAITDQRTALGSLEGQVDEESEPRGEVFLYEKGLTDYVHYLNAAKKAEVVHDEIISFELEDTDRKIALEVAMQWTTSYNESVFTYANTINTHEGGTHEEGFRAALTTLVNRYAREKNILKDKDDNLSGDDVREGLTAVISVKLSEPQFEGQTKTKLGNTEAKAFVQKVVGDQLADWFDRNPNQAKEIIRKALQAATARIVARKARETARRKGLLESGGMPGKLKDCQSKDPTLSEIFIVEGDSAGGSAVQGRNPETQAILPLRGKILNVEKARLDRALANNEVQAMITAFGAGIGEDFDPEKARYHKIVLMADADVDGQHITTLLLTLLFRYMRPLIELGYVYLAQPPLYRLKWSNADDEYVYSDRERDAFLAEGLAAGKRIPKDNGVQRYKGLGEMDYKELWETTMNPETRTLLQVTLDDAAAVDEIFTTLMGEDVESRRSFIQKNAKDVRFLDI
- the gyrA gene encoding DNA gyrase subunit A, whose product is MTDEENAGAAFGIHGKIDQVDLQSEMQRSYLDYAMSVIIGRALPEVRDGLKPVHRRVIYAMFDGGYRPDKAFSKCARVVGDVMGQFHPHGDSAIYDALVRLVQPWSLRYPLALGQGNFGSPGNDGAAAPRYTETKMAPLALEMVRDIDEDTVDFQDNYDGRTQEPSVLPSRFPNLLVNGSVGIAVGMATNIPPHNLREVAEGALWHLAHPEASREELLEELIKRIKGPDFPTGAQILGVKGIQDTYRTGRGSITMRAVVSIEEIQGRVCLVVTELPYQVNPDNLAIKIAELVKDGRVGGIADIRDETSGRTGQRLVIVLKRDAVAKVVLNNLYKHTQLQENFGANMLAIVDNVPRTLAIDGFITAWVDHQIEVIVRRTRFRLRKAEERAHILRGYLKALDALDEVIALIRRSATVDEAREGLKSLLEVDDIQADAILAMQLRRLAALERQKIIDEHGEIERQIIEFKAILADSNRQRSIVSEELTEIVDRFGDDRRTEIMLGFDGDMSIEDLIPEEEMVLTVTRGGYIKRTRSDNYRSQHRGGKGVKGAQLRGEDVVDHFFVTTTHHWLLFFTNKGRVYRAKAYEVQEAGRDAKGQHVANLLALQPDEEIAEILDIRDYEAAQYLVLATRDGLIKKTALREYDTNRSGGIIAIKLRDEDELVSALLVQEDSDLLLVSRKGMSIRFTATDEAMRPMGRSTSGVIGMHFRGGDSLLDASVVSDEGYVFVVTEGGYAKRTAADQYRLQNRGGLGIKVAKLSDDRGDLVGSLIVEEDDEVLVVLASGKVVRSAVAEVPAKGRDTMGVVFARFAETDKIIALAKNTERNLDSQVTDADSSADTETVTGEDAGDGGKEETVDEQ
- a CDS encoding DUF3566 domain-containing protein encodes the protein MSSSVAEKLAKKSSRRPASAKQVRLKLVYIDFWSTVKLSFLAGICLAIIAIVGTFLIWTVLDRTGIFDQINSLVKDVSGAGGGDLRSVLGLGQMMGFAFVVAILDVVVVTALGAVFALLYNLSVKITGGLLVGFTNN
- a CDS encoding DNA cytosine methyltransferase, yielding MSTVSPFSSETAVPLRSVDLFSGAGGLTYGLTSRGFDVCLGSDVWKPAAETYRANFPGHTFAEADVRDLSAADLIAASGGTQPDLVAGGPPCQGFSSAGARSMNDERNTLVGWYSRLAAEVRPPAIVFENVEGFLTASEGKYVVDLLDPLIEAGYVIRLEKLNVANFGVPQLRKRVLVIAALGRVPQQMLPTNSALGAPGAWRVGHGLPPTVTAAEALAKVSTSRSDPLAVVREPGELELARIRALEQGKTMRDLPEHLQHRSWAARANRRVRDGMPTERRGGAPIGLRRLRADEPSKGITGAAMREFVYPSRDRTLTLREAAALQTFPDAFRFIGTKADVATMIGNAIPPKFAAELASAVQATVAQPLDSLDPGIIDFRSTNAEAMSPALAPVVKMVDQRYRVAKSALALF
- a CDS encoding restriction endonuclease; the protein is MALTTAQSAAYTMLRQTSSSGQAVSLSEDAVRGLIFIAASELGLGDVVDIPRAGVPNLYDPEFTADFALDGEDPRVLFERVIRANPEAETFIACAAAIHKARLKYQRVLSSQPLDSMDQVAPRGLLQYGQMTPHSLATMLVWRKWLYDLDNRAAQETGYLFEPVIAGAIGGVPYSAAKSPVRRESGKGGRQVDSLKERRAYEIKLRMTIAASGQGRWGEELLFPTEARMSGYVPVLVVLDPTPNPKLDELVRAFTSNGGEAYLGDEAWNHLKTEAGPEMAVFLERYIREPLDDIYRALDGGPLPALSLTDRGNDIDIAVGRSVITIRRDKAEISSESLDAIPDEGGDFLPGVD
- a CDS encoding NUDIX hydrolase — protein: MDIRIAAYSVIVDGDRILLAHWNERGRSGWTLPGGGIEPGEDPVDAVVREIAEETGFEAETEELLGLDSKVIPAEERFALRSGPLHALRIVYRARVIGGILTNEVGGSTDEAAWFPLDGIPSHRVDLVDAALSMAGLTRG